In one Dreissena polymorpha isolate Duluth1 chromosome 7, UMN_Dpol_1.0, whole genome shotgun sequence genomic region, the following are encoded:
- the LOC127838607 gene encoding acetylcholine receptor subunit alpha-like, whose amino-acid sequence MPSSGIGLLVLIGHASHVVTQTGNDAKRLYEQMFVTDMYNKWIRPVDNQSSAIDVYVNLYLLSINDLIETDEVLTTTAFLSVSWNDTFLKWDPHTFGGIKLYHWPQDAVWKPDIALHNSYLDYKGLGDKTLNVLNRHTGAMNWNPFQVFKSTCSIDVFYFPFDYQTCYLRFQAWSFSRRQVHMKSGFNASEGFNLEYYETNTKWGIVNTSWHVYRDKQDAAINFKMTLKRKPMYFMMSVLLPICMLSILNICVYMIPVNSGEKAGYAVTVFLSFAVFLSIVSDTNPQNSETTPLITYFLVMQTASSALTTMLALVFSRLESFGDAKVPSSLVKLMNLMRCRPCLSCARKTKGNVIEPIDDSENATDTPKKGPSVKIDGTDAVNFLDFMCFVLFSLLFIISIMVCYVLATSKGRVYNEEFNYKSKDMYEQYGDTLINDGTNTDHSGDGYGDGYGDYHYDYYK is encoded by the exons ATGCCGAGCTCGGGGATTGGGCTGCTCGTTTTGATTGGTCATGCCAGTCACGTGGTCACACAGACTGGCAACGATGCAAAACGTCTTTACGAGCAGATGTTTGTGACTGACATGTACAACAAATGGATTCGCCCTGTTGACAATCAATCCAGTGCCATAG ATGTGTATGTAAATCTGTACCTTCTGTCAATCAACGACTTAATAGAAACAGACGAGGTTCTAACGACAACAGCGTTTCTGTCCGTGAGCTGGAATGACACGTTTCTGAAATGGGACCCACATACATTTGGGGGAATCAAGTTATATCATTGGCCCCAG GACGCAGTTTGGAAACCGGACATCGCGCTCCACAACTCATATCTGGATTATAAAGGGCTTGGTGACAAGACTCTGAACGTCTTGAATAGACACACAGGCGCGATGAACTGGAATCCATTTCAG GTGTTTAAATCAACGTGTTCCATTGATGTCTTCTACTTCCCATTCGACTACCAGACATGTTACCTTAGATTCCAGGCTTGGAGTTTTTCGAGACGACAG GTGCACATGAAAAGTGGTTTCAATGCTTCCGAAGGGTTTAATCTTGAGTACTACGAAACCAACACCAAGTGGGGCATCGTCAACACCAGTTGGCACGTCTATCGTGACAAACAAGACGCTGCAATAAACTTCAAAATGACTCTTAAAAGAAAACCTATGTATTTCATGATGTCCGTTCTATTGCCGATATGTATGctatctattttaaacatctgcgTTTACATGATTCCTGTTAACTCTGGGGAGAAAGCAGGCTACGCTGTCACTGTTTTTTTATCGTTTGCCGTGTTTTTAAGCATAGTTTCTGACACCAATCCACAAAACTCCGAAACAACCCCCTTAATCACGTATTTTCTCGTCATGCAAACAGCTTCAAGCGCTCTGACAACAATGCTTGCCCTCGTATTCTCTCGACTGGAAAGCTTTGGAGATGCAAAAGTTCCTAGTTCACTTGTAAAACTTATGAATCTAATGAGATGTCGCCCATGTCTATCATGTGCTCGAAAGACTAAAGGTAATGTAATCGAACCAATTGATGACTCAGAAAATGCAACGGACACGCCTAAGAAGGGCCCTTCTGTAAAAATTGATGGGACAGATGCTGTTAACTTTCTAGACTTCatgtgttttgttctgttctCGCTTCTGTTTATAATCTCGATTATGGTTTGCTACGTCTTGGCCACTTCAAAAGGTAGAGTGTACAACGAAGAATTCAACTACAAAAGCAAAGACATGTACGAGCAATATGGCGACACATTGATTAACGATGGTACAAATACTGATCATTCGGGTGATGGTTATGGGGATGGTTATGGGGATTACCATTACGATTACTATAAGTAA